The Saprospiraceae bacterium genome includes a window with the following:
- a CDS encoding carbonic anhydrase (macrophage inducible 5; Mig-5), protein MKAHSAESQSTVTPEKALQFLKEGNGRFVNNLKVNRNLLEQVNDTREGQWPFAIVLSCIDSRTSAELIFDQGLGDIFSVRIAGNILNEDILGSMEFATKVVGSRIIVVLGHSKCGAVKGACDHIEMGNLTTLLNKIQPAVYEEKTTTENRTSKNAEFVEKVASLNVHLTMERIRRESVIIHELEESGAIKIVGGMYDVDTGKVDFYE, encoded by the coding sequence ATGAAAGCACATAGCGCAGAATCTCAATCCACAGTCACTCCTGAAAAAGCACTTCAGTTTCTGAAGGAAGGGAATGGCAGATTTGTTAATAATCTGAAAGTAAACAGAAATCTTCTCGAGCAGGTTAATGATACCCGGGAAGGTCAATGGCCTTTTGCCATCGTTTTGAGTTGTATTGACAGCCGTACATCAGCAGAGCTGATTTTTGATCAGGGGCTTGGAGATATATTTAGTGTACGGATTGCAGGTAATATTCTAAATGAAGATATCCTCGGCTCTATGGAATTTGCCACAAAAGTGGTTGGCTCGAGAATCATCGTAGTACTTGGCCATTCTAAATGTGGCGCTGTCAAAGGAGCATGCGACCATATAGAAATGGGCAATCTCACCACTCTGCTTAATAAAATACAACCTGCAGTTTACGAAGAAAAAACCACCACAGAAAACAGAACCAGCAAAAATGCTGAATTTGTGGAAAAAGTAGCTTCACTAAATGTACATCTGACCATGGAGCGGATAAGGAGAGAAAGTGTCATCATCCACGAATTGGAAGAGTCAGGAGCAATCAAAATCGTAGGTGGGATGTATGATGTGGATACAGGAAAAGTTGACTTTTATGAATAG
- a CDS encoding SulP family inorganic anion transporter: MENKFLTTKHLNSDFASGLVVFLVALPLCLGIALASGAPLFSGIIAGIIGGLVVGFLSNSHVSVSGPAAGLAAIVLSSITTLGSFELFLLAVVLSGALQLILGFLKAGSISNYFPNNVIEGMLAGIGVIIFLKQIPHAFGYDKDTEGDLAFEEKSGGNTFTTLLESFDHISIGATIITVVSLGILLMWDKVPALKKIKLLPGALVAVLAGIIINEIFIQTGSGLRLDSSHLVTLPVLNSISEIGSLITLPDFSGLTSKAVWTVAVTLAIVASIETLLCIEASDRMDVYKRYTSTNTELKAQGIGNVLSGLIGGLPMTSVVVRTSANINSGARTKLSAIIHGVLLLVCVLAIPSLLNKIPLATLAAILILIGFKLAHPDKVKKFWAQGKFQFIPFIVTLLAVVFTDLLTGVAIGMFISILFVLQGNLKRAYYFRKESYHSGDIIHIDLAQEVSFLNKAAIKLTLGHLPENCTVVINAAQSEYIAHDVLDLIKEFKEAGGPEKGINVELVGFKDKYKLENTLEENRHTWVESN, translated from the coding sequence ATGGAAAACAAATTTTTAACAACAAAACATTTAAATTCAGATTTTGCATCAGGACTTGTGGTATTTCTTGTAGCATTGCCATTATGTCTCGGTATTGCACTGGCATCCGGTGCGCCTTTGTTTTCAGGGATCATTGCGGGTATCATTGGTGGTCTGGTAGTTGGATTTTTAAGTAATTCTCACGTAAGCGTCTCAGGACCTGCTGCCGGTTTGGCTGCGATAGTGTTATCTTCGATCACGACTTTGGGATCATTTGAGTTATTTTTACTTGCAGTAGTATTATCTGGTGCCCTACAGCTTATACTTGGTTTTCTTAAAGCGGGAAGTATATCAAACTATTTTCCCAATAATGTAATAGAAGGCATGCTTGCAGGTATAGGCGTCATCATATTTTTAAAGCAAATACCACATGCTTTCGGATATGACAAAGATACTGAAGGAGACCTTGCTTTTGAAGAGAAATCAGGCGGAAATACTTTTACTACTCTGCTAGAATCATTTGACCATATCAGCATAGGTGCGACAATAATCACTGTGGTATCCTTAGGTATACTGTTGATGTGGGACAAAGTACCTGCTCTGAAGAAAATAAAATTATTGCCGGGCGCCTTGGTTGCCGTATTGGCGGGTATTATAATAAATGAAATTTTTATACAAACAGGATCGGGCCTGAGATTAGATTCATCACATTTAGTGACACTTCCGGTGCTAAATTCAATTTCAGAAATCGGCTCTCTGATCACATTACCGGATTTTTCAGGTCTTACCAGTAAGGCAGTATGGACAGTGGCTGTGACACTGGCGATTGTTGCTTCTATTGAGACTTTGTTGTGCATAGAGGCAAGTGATCGCATGGATGTATATAAGAGGTACACCAGCACCAATACTGAATTAAAAGCTCAGGGTATCGGAAATGTACTCAGCGGACTGATAGGCGGATTACCCATGACATCAGTAGTAGTGAGAACATCAGCAAATATCAATTCAGGAGCAAGGACCAAGTTGTCGGCTATTATTCATGGAGTGCTGTTATTGGTTTGTGTACTTGCTATACCGTCACTATTGAATAAAATTCCTTTGGCTACTTTGGCTGCTATACTAATATTGATTGGTTTCAAATTGGCTCACCCTGATAAAGTCAAAAAATTCTGGGCTCAGGGTAAGTTTCAGTTTATCCCTTTTATAGTTACATTGCTTGCAGTGGTCTTTACAGATTTATTGACTGGTGTTGCGATAGGGATGTTTATAAGCATATTGTTTGTTTTACAGGGCAATCTGAAGCGCGCTTACTATTTTAGAAAGGAATCCTATCATTCAGGAGATATTATACACATTGACCTGGCGCAGGAGGTATCTTTTTTAAATAAGGCTGCTATAAAGTTAACACTTGGGCACCTTCCCGAAAACTGTACTGTGGTCATCAATGCTGCTCAGTCTGAGTATATAGCCCATGATGTACTCGACCTGATCAAAGAATTTAAAGAAGCGGGTGGTCCAGAAAAAGGGATCAATGTAGAATTAGTAGGCTTTAAAGATAAGTACAAACTTGAAAACACCCTTGAAGAGAACAGGCATACCTGGGTAGAAAGTAATTAA
- a CDS encoding IS30 family transposase: MSHLTQEQRYTISVMKKQGYKQKDISIAIGKDKSVISRELKRNCNQRNGIYHCDLAQSKYVKRQKDKPRAIKFTEEVRQYVDKQLEQKWSPEQISKTPAPGGLQMVSHERIYQYIIADKKKGGDKYKHLRRKKKYKRRCVTEDRRGKLTNTKSIHDRPQEVDRRSRYGDYEVDLIVGANHKGGLLTMNDRKTGLVKIRKIEGKNSKQIAKLIVAALKHEKGRIHSITSDNGREFADHQYISNKLGIDFYFADPYSSWQRGSNENLNGLIRQYFPKKTNFDTVSKEDVKKVENQLNKRPRKRFGFKSPIQEYNLLTKVAFAA; this comes from the coding sequence ATGAGTCACTTAACACAAGAACAAAGGTACACAATAAGTGTGATGAAGAAACAAGGTTATAAACAAAAAGATATATCAATAGCCATCGGTAAAGATAAATCAGTAATTAGCAGAGAACTCAAGAGGAATTGCAATCAGCGTAACGGTATATACCACTGCGATCTGGCGCAAAGCAAGTACGTTAAACGGCAAAAAGACAAGCCGCGTGCCATCAAGTTTACAGAAGAAGTCAGGCAATATGTAGACAAGCAACTGGAACAAAAGTGGAGTCCTGAGCAAATCAGCAAAACCCCGGCACCTGGTGGGTTGCAGATGGTGAGCCATGAGCGCATCTATCAATATATCATCGCCGACAAGAAAAAAGGAGGTGATAAGTACAAACATTTGAGGCGCAAGAAGAAGTACAAAAGGCGATGTGTGACGGAAGATCGTCGAGGAAAACTAACAAACACCAAGAGTATCCACGACAGACCACAAGAGGTCGACCGCAGGTCGCGATATGGTGATTATGAAGTAGATTTAATAGTCGGCGCAAATCATAAAGGAGGGCTGTTGACCATGAATGATAGGAAGACGGGCCTCGTAAAGATAAGGAAGATAGAGGGTAAAAACTCAAAACAAATCGCCAAACTCATCGTAGCAGCCCTAAAACATGAGAAGGGGCGAATACACAGTATAACATCCGACAATGGTCGGGAATTTGCAGATCACCAATATATAAGTAACAAGCTGGGCATTGACTTTTATTTTGCAGACCCATACAGTTCTTGGCAAAGAGGTTCAAATGAAAATTTAAACGGTTTGATTCGTCAATATTTTCCTAAAAAAACTAACTTTGACACAGTTTCCAAAGAAGATGTAAAGAAGGTAGAAAATCAACTTAATAAAAGACCTCGCAAAAGGTTTGGATTTAAGTCGCCAATACAGGAATATAATTTATTAACTAAAGTTGCATTTGCCGCTTGA